The DNA region AAAATCTTCTTCTGAAATTTTATAACCTTCAATATCAAAATCATAATAAAAACCATCTTCAATAACTGGTCCAATTGCTAATTTTACTTTATCCTTTCCAAATATTCTTACGACAGCCTGCGCCATAATATGTGACATGGTATGACGGTAAATAGCTGGAGCTTCTTCATCTTCTAAGGTTATTAACTTTAGAGTTGAATCATAATTTATTGGAGTATTTAAATCCTTTAATTCATTGTTTATTTTAGCTGCTATTGACTTTCTATATAATCCTTCAGATATACTTTTGGCAATATCTGCAGGGGTTACATTATTTTCGAATTCTTTTACTGAACCATCAGGAAAAGTTATCTTGACCATTACATCACCTCGGAAGTATTTTATACAATTAAACTGTCTATCTTCTCTTTCAAATCAGCTTCTATCAACTTGTCTATTATTTCATCTAAATCTCCGTCCATAATTTCATTTATGCGATAAGTTGTGTATTGTATTCTATGATCTGTAACTCTATTTTGTGGAAAGTTGTAAGTCCTAATTTTTTCACTTCTTTCGGCTGTTCCAATTTGAGATTTTCTTTGTTGGGTTAATTGAGATTGTTGCTCTCTTAACTTTAATTCAAAAAGTTTTGCTCTTAATATGTTCATAGCTCTCTCTTTATTTTGATGCTGAGATCTTTCGTTTTGACAAGTTACCACAATTCCTGTTGGAATATGTGTTATTCTAACTGCAGAATCTGTTTTATTTACATATTGTCCTCCAGCCCCTCCTGCTCTGTAAGTATCTATTCTGAGATCATTTTCATTTATTTGAACATCTATTTCAGTAGCTTCAGGTAAAACTGCAACGGTTGCTGTCGAAGTATGAATTCTTCCAGAAGATTCTGTTTGAGGCACTCTTTGAACTCTATGTACCCCACTTTCATATTTTAATCTTTTATATACCCCTTTACCTTTGATCTTTAAAATAACTATTTTTATTCCACCTAATTCATTTTCGTTAATATCTAAAATCTCACATTTCCATCCTTTTCTTTCCGCATACCTTAAATACATTCTCATTAATTCAGAAGCAAATAATGCGGCTTCATCTCCTCCTGTTCCG from Petrotoga sp. 9PWA.NaAc.5.4 includes:
- the prfA gene encoding peptide chain release factor 1, which encodes MLDFKEEIEKRLKEVEEKLSDQNITNDIERLKELGQEHARLSELNELFKNYESALEDIKALHEMYNAGEVSEEEYLFMLNEVETKKESLEKAITEKLVPPDEYDERDIIMEIRAGTGGDEAALFASELMRMYLRYAERKGWKCEILDINENELGGIKIVILKIKGKGVYKRLKYESGVHRVQRVPQTESSGRIHTSTATVAVLPEATEIDVQINENDLRIDTYRAGGAGGQYVNKTDSAVRITHIPTGIVVTCQNERSQHQNKERAMNILRAKLFELKLREQQSQLTQQRKSQIGTAERSEKIRTYNFPQNRVTDHRIQYTTYRINEIMDGDLDEIIDKLIEADLKEKIDSLIV